In Zingiber officinale cultivar Zhangliang chromosome 1A, Zo_v1.1, whole genome shotgun sequence, a genomic segment contains:
- the LOC122037965 gene encoding CBL-interacting protein kinase 1-like, which translates to MKKDTEVVRVGKYEIGRMLGEGNFAKVKLARHVDSGRCFAVKILERKRVLDLRTHDQIKREIATLKLLRHPNVVRLFEVLASKTKIYMVLEYETGGELFDRIESKGRLPEPEGRKLFQQLIDAVSYCHEKGVFHRDLKPENVLLDTQGNIKISDFGLSALPQQFGHDGLLHTTCGSPNYVAPEVIANKGYDGATADIWSCGVILYVILTGCLPFDDTNLAVLYQKISKGDVQIPKWLSSGARNMIRRILDPNPQTRINMTQIKEDKWFKQDYTPVEPEEDEEDIDSDVESFSIREVPEADKLGDACHHINAFELIGMSSCLDLSGFFEEEDASSRKIRFTSNCQPEELLNKIEDIVTSMGLQVQRGHGKLKVMQNCEIKTSVKSLSAVTEVFELGPSLYVVELRKTHGDSSMYRQLWAKLSDSLGVSKSQEVLANQSLMPELKGLEGESAVAA; encoded by the exons ATGAAGAAGGATACAGAGGTGGTGCGGGTGGGGAAGTATGAGATCGGGCGGATGCTCGGCGAGGGCAACTTCGCCAAGGTCAAGCTCGCCCGCCACGTCGATTCCGGCCGCTGCTTCGCCGTCAAGATCCTCGAGCGCAAGCGCGTCCTCGATCTCCGAACCCACGACCAG ATTAAGAGGGAGATTGCGACGCTGAAGCTGCTCAGGCATCCAAATGTTGTCAGATTGTTTGAG GTCCTGGCAAGCAAGACAAAGATTTACATGGTTCTTGAATATGAAACTGGCGGTGAGCTTTTTGATAGAATT GAATCCAAAGGAAGGCTTCCAGAACCTGAAGGGCGCAAACTTTTTCAGCAACTCATTGATGCTGTCAGCTATTGCCATGAGAAAGGTGTATTCCACAGAGACTTAAAG CCAGAAAATGTGCTTCTTGACACACAAGGAAACATTAAAATATCTGACTTTGGCTTAAGTGCTCTACCTCAACAATTTGGG CATGATGGCTTATTGCACACAACCTGTGGAAGTCCAAACTATGTTGCCCCTGAG GTTATTGCCAACAAAGGATATGATGGTGCAACGGCAGACATTTGGTCTTGTGGTGTAATATTGTATGTCATTCTTACTGGATGCCTTCCGTTTGATGATACAAACCTTGCTGTTCTTTATCAAAAA ATATCAAAGGGTGATGTCCAGATTCCTAAATGGCTATCTTCGGGAGCCCGCAATATGATAAGGAGAATTCTCGATCCAAATCCTCAAACCAGGATAAATATGACTCAAATCAAAGAAGATAAATGGTTCAAGCAAGACTATACTCCCGTTGAACCTGAAGAGGATGAGGAAGACATTGACTCTGATGTTGAATCTTTCTCAATCAGAGAG GTTCCTGAAGCAGACAAACTTGGAGATGCATGCCATCATATCAATGCTTTTGAGCTAATTGGAATGTCATCTTGCCTTGACCTCTCTGGGTTCTTTGAGGAAGAG GATGCCTCCAGTAGAAAGATCAGATTCACCTCAAACTGTCAACCAGaagaattgctaaataaaattgaGGACATTGTCACGTCAATGGGACTTCAAGTACAGAGAGGACATGGAAAG TTGAAGGTGATGCAAAACTGTGAGATTAAAACGAGTGTCAAGTCACTTTCAGCTGTTACTGAG GTGTTTGAACTTGGTCCATCACTATACGTTGTTGAACTAAGAAAAACTCATGGAGATTCTTCCATGTATCGGCAG CTTTGGGCAAAGCTTTCAGATAGCTTGGGTGTTAGCAAAAGCCAAGAGGTTTTGGCAAACCAGTCATTGATGCCAGAGCTTAAAGGATTAGAAGGAGAGAGTGCTGTGGCTGCCTGA